A genomic stretch from Thermodesulfatator atlanticus DSM 21156 includes:
- a CDS encoding acylphosphatase — MAKKRVHVYISGRVQGVWFRAYTKEEADKLGVKGWVRNLPDGRVEAVFEGDEEAVDAMVRWCHKGSPHARVEKVEVIEEPYTGEFTDFEIRY; from the coding sequence ATGGCTAAGAAGCGGGTGCATGTTTATATATCTGGGCGTGTTCAAGGGGTGTGGTTTAGAGCCTATACCAAAGAAGAAGCTGATAAGCTCGGGGTGAAAGGCTGGGTGCGAAATTTGCCTGATGGAAGGGTAGAGGCTGTTTTCGAAGGAGATGAAGAAGCGGTTGATGCCATGGTAAGGTGGTGCCACAAAGGTTCTCCTCATGCCAGGGTTGAGAAAGTAGAAGTAATCGAAGAGCCTTATACCGGTGAGTTTACTGATTTCGAGATTCGTTATTAA
- a CDS encoding HAD family hydrolase, translating into METGSVLKLLVFDCDGVLFDSREANRAYYNAICQALGRAPLTEEEFRVVHMQTAENSVRYLFRHHPELIDKALAYQKTLNYENFIHLMKPEPGIRELIADIRPPVKTAISTNRTTTMGRLLEIFDYEKLFDLVVTALVSPKPKPHPEALKMILDHFQVKPEETLYVGDTAIDYELTKSLGVPLVAFKNPDLNAQYHVKSFQELHKLLKEHFHV; encoded by the coding sequence ATGGAAACTGGAAGCGTATTAAAATTATTAGTTTTTGATTGTGACGGGGTGCTCTTTGACTCTCGAGAAGCAAACCGTGCTTATTACAATGCTATTTGCCAAGCTTTGGGGAGAGCGCCCCTTACTGAAGAAGAATTTCGTGTAGTTCATATGCAAACAGCGGAAAACTCTGTCCGCTATCTTTTTAGACATCACCCTGAACTCATAGACAAAGCTTTAGCATATCAAAAAACTTTGAATTATGAAAATTTCATTCATTTAATGAAACCTGAGCCAGGGATTAGGGAACTAATAGCTGATATTCGTCCTCCAGTAAAAACTGCTATTTCTACCAACCGAACAACCACTATGGGAAGGCTCCTGGAAATCTTTGACTATGAAAAACTATTTGACCTAGTAGTTACAGCACTAGTTTCCCCAAAACCCAAACCACATCCCGAAGCTCTCAAAATGATACTTGATCACTTCCAGGTTAAGCCTGAAGAGACGCTTTACGTGGGAGATACAGCAATCGATTATGAGCTTACGAAGTCTTTAGGGGTCCCTTTGGTAGCCTTTAAAAACCCTGATCTTAATGCTCAATATCATGTAAAAAGCTTTCAGGAGTTACATAAATTATTAAAAGAGCACTTTCATGTTTAA
- the flgM gene encoding flagellar biosynthesis anti-sigma factor FlgM, producing the protein MKIENLYQKFNVQTEQVKQAQGEIQKAAVENKKPPVQQDRVELSQTAKDIQKVEKALKATPDVRTEKIRAIKEQIEAGTYQVDSKKIANAMLTDLIKDMG; encoded by the coding sequence ATGAAAATAGAAAATCTTTACCAGAAATTTAACGTCCAAACCGAACAAGTTAAACAAGCCCAAGGCGAGATACAAAAGGCCGCTGTTGAAAACAAAAAACCTCCTGTACAGCAGGACCGTGTGGAGCTTTCTCAAACAGCGAAAGACATTCAAAAAGTAGAGAAGGCCCTCAAGGCTACCCCTGATGTGCGAACCGAAAAGATTCGTGCCATTAAAGAACAAATCGAAGCGGGTACGTATCAGGTAGATTCCAAGAAGATAGCTAATGCCATGTTAACTGACCTTATCAAAGATATGGGCTAA
- a CDS encoding tyrosine recombinase yields MSVADFLAYLKNEKRVSQHTFRAYEADLRQLAAHLGKDPAQASLAEVRLYLAKLAKELDRVSLARKISAFKTYFRFLKKRGELKDERLLFLKGPKTPRKLPHVLNVDESFALVSFPKGASFLAVRDRAILEILYGGGLRVSELCALSLDDILMDLQVLRVKGKGNKERLAPFGSKAKEALEQYLSAREDFLRKKKKETRHLFLNIRGEPLTTRSVHRIVKKYALMLGLVEVSPHTLRHSFATHLLEAGADLRVIQEMLGHARLATTQRYTHLDFSRLANIYDKAHPRAKKQD; encoded by the coding sequence ATGTCTGTTGCGGATTTTTTGGCTTATTTGAAAAACGAAAAACGTGTGTCTCAGCACACCTTTCGTGCGTATGAGGCTGATTTGCGCCAGCTTGCGGCACACCTGGGGAAAGATCCTGCCCAGGCATCCCTGGCTGAAGTGCGCCTATACCTTGCCAAGCTTGCCAAAGAGTTAGACCGGGTAAGCCTTGCCCGCAAAATTTCTGCCTTTAAAACGTATTTTCGCTTCCTCAAAAAACGTGGCGAGTTAAAAGACGAAAGGCTTCTTTTTTTAAAAGGTCCCAAAACCCCGCGCAAGCTCCCCCATGTCTTAAACGTTGATGAAAGTTTCGCCCTGGTTTCTTTTCCCAAGGGGGCTAGCTTTTTGGCGGTAAGAGACCGAGCTATCCTTGAAATTCTTTATGGAGGAGGGTTGCGGGTCTCTGAGCTTTGTGCCCTGAGCCTTGACGATATTTTGATGGATTTGCAGGTCTTGCGTGTTAAAGGTAAGGGGAACAAAGAAAGACTTGCCCCTTTTGGTAGCAAAGCCAAAGAAGCCCTTGAGCAATACCTTTCTGCGCGGGAGGATTTTTTGCGTAAGAAGAAAAAAGAAACCAGACATCTTTTTTTAAACATAAGGGGTGAGCCTCTTACCACGCGTAGTGTCCACCGGATTGTAAAGAAATATGCTTTGATGTTAGGGCTTGTGGAAGTATCGCCTCATACTTTGCGCCATTCTTTTGCTACTCATTTGTTAGAAGCTGGGGCGGATTTGCGCGTTATCCAGGAAATGCTGGGGCATGCGCGTTTGGCCACCACCCAACGTTACACGCATCTTGATTTTTCTCGCTTGGCAAACATTTATGATAAGGCACACCCACGAGCCAAAAAGCAAGACTAA
- the hslU gene encoding ATP-dependent protease ATPase subunit HslU, with translation MKELTPRQIVAELDKYIIGQDKAKKAVAIALRNRWRRQQVPPPLSEEIYPKNIILIGPTGVGKTEIARRLAKLSNSPFLKIEATKFTEVGYVGRDVESMIRDLVHIAVEMVREEEQKRVQEKAAYLAEERILDLLLPSTPETEREAFSSTREKFREKLRRGELDDKYVEIELAGKPTPMVEVFAATGLEDLEQQLRDMMGSLFPKRPKRKRMKVKEALELLKQEEANKLVDMDKVTKEAIRRVETSGIIFIDEIDKIAARAGAGSSPDVSREGVQRDLLPIVEGTTVNTRYGMVRTDHILFIASGAFHVAKPSDLIPELQGRFPIRVELDPLTEEDFVRILTEPENALVKQYKALLETEGVTLEFTPEGINEIARIAFEVNERTENIGARRLYTVMEKLLEDISFEAPDVAPTKVVITAEYVREKLVDIAKDLDLSRFIL, from the coding sequence ATGAAAGAACTTACGCCACGTCAAATCGTAGCAGAACTTGACAAATACATCATTGGCCAGGACAAGGCTAAAAAGGCTGTGGCTATTGCCTTACGTAACCGTTGGCGGCGCCAGCAAGTTCCTCCGCCACTTTCAGAAGAAATTTATCCCAAAAACATCATCCTTATCGGACCCACTGGAGTGGGAAAAACAGAGATTGCCAGAAGGCTGGCCAAGCTTTCCAACTCGCCTTTTCTCAAAATAGAAGCCACCAAGTTTACCGAGGTGGGCTATGTGGGCCGCGATGTTGAGTCCATGATTCGTGACCTGGTCCATATTGCGGTGGAAATGGTCCGAGAAGAAGAACAAAAGCGCGTGCAGGAAAAGGCCGCTTATCTTGCGGAAGAACGCATCCTTGATCTGCTGCTACCTTCAACTCCAGAAACTGAAAGAGAGGCTTTTTCCTCTACCCGTGAGAAGTTTAGAGAAAAATTGCGTCGTGGAGAGCTTGACGACAAGTACGTTGAAATTGAGCTTGCCGGCAAACCTACCCCTATGGTGGAAGTCTTTGCCGCCACAGGACTTGAAGATTTAGAACAACAGCTGCGCGATATGATGGGAAGTCTTTTCCCCAAACGACCTAAACGTAAACGCATGAAGGTTAAGGAAGCCCTTGAGCTTTTAAAACAAGAGGAAGCTAACAAACTGGTTGATATGGACAAGGTGACTAAAGAGGCTATCAGGCGTGTTGAAACAAGTGGCATCATTTTTATCGACGAGATTGACAAGATTGCCGCGCGCGCTGGGGCTGGAAGCTCTCCTGATGTTTCGCGCGAAGGGGTCCAACGGGACCTTCTTCCTATTGTGGAAGGCACTACGGTGAACACCCGTTATGGCATGGTGCGCACGGATCATATTCTTTTTATTGCAAGCGGGGCCTTCCACGTGGCCAAACCCTCAGACCTGATTCCCGAGCTCCAGGGGCGCTTCCCCATTAGGGTTGAGCTTGATCCCCTTACGGAAGAAGACTTTGTGCGTATTCTCACAGAGCCAGAAAACGCCCTGGTGAAACAATACAAGGCCTTGCTTGAAACCGAAGGTGTAACTCTTGAATTCACCCCTGAGGGAATAAACGAGATTGCTCGCATTGCCTTTGAGGTTAACGAACGTACGGAAAATATTGGCGCGCGAAGGCTTTATACGGTTATGGAAAAGCTTTTAGAAGATATTTCCTTCGAAGCGCCAGATGTTGCACCTACAAAAGTTGTTATCACTGCTGAATACGTGCGCGAAAAACTTGTTGACATTGCTAAAGACTTAGATCTTAGCCGTTTCATCCTGTAA
- a CDS encoding radical SAM protein codes for MWPRLYPHPENLPRLLFADRDGRIYDHPYLLAMGLSGYDVVLPQKEDFIPLPIGSALYVLPDRHPVGFDPEREVPVVLRENPFAPQEPAFAVAGYLAPAHTQLYLAPYVEARPDLPPLPLFSYASVGWHKGRFWAAAFRSDFDHRQEVRFFDEARIARAAQEMLKRFAENRFVRHLVENCVKRYRCPAARNFVLKRFEAPAPCSPSCNARCLGCLSAQPQDGPHIAQERIAFVPKAEEIAEALVPHLKGAKRAMVSFGQGCEGEPLLQAKLIEKAIKLLRAGTSRGTINLNTNASLPEEIGRLRRAGLDSIRVSLSSARDFYYHAYFNPRGYNFSQVKESIKQMKKMGGFVSLNLFVFPGLTDEQDEFEALCEVVSLGVDFIQLRNHAIDPIWYLKKIGFKSTGKCLGIKNLVKKLSRAFPRLCFGYFNPPLR; via the coding sequence ATGTGGCCAAGGCTTTACCCTCACCCTGAAAACCTTCCACGGCTTCTTTTTGCAGATAGGGATGGTCGGATTTATGACCATCCCTATCTTTTGGCCATGGGGCTTTCAGGTTACGACGTGGTGCTCCCCCAAAAAGAAGACTTTATCCCTTTGCCCATAGGGAGCGCCCTTTATGTTTTGCCTGATCGGCATCCCGTAGGCTTTGATCCTGAAAGGGAAGTACCTGTAGTTTTAAGGGAAAATCCCTTTGCGCCTCAAGAGCCAGCCTTTGCTGTAGCAGGCTATCTGGCTCCTGCCCATACCCAGCTTTATTTGGCCCCTTATGTAGAGGCAAGGCCTGATCTTCCACCTCTTCCGCTATTTTCTTATGCCTCAGTGGGATGGCATAAGGGACGTTTTTGGGCTGCAGCTTTTCGATCAGATTTCGACCATCGCCAGGAAGTACGTTTTTTTGACGAGGCCCGCATTGCCAGGGCGGCTCAAGAAATGCTTAAGCGCTTTGCTGAGAATCGTTTTGTGCGGCATTTGGTGGAAAATTGCGTAAAGAGATACCGCTGCCCTGCTGCACGCAACTTTGTTTTAAAACGTTTTGAGGCACCAGCGCCCTGCTCTCCGTCTTGTAATGCTCGTTGTCTTGGTTGTTTGTCAGCCCAACCGCAAGATGGCCCTCACATTGCTCAGGAACGCATTGCTTTTGTGCCAAAGGCCGAAGAAATTGCCGAAGCCTTGGTTCCCCATCTAAAAGGAGCCAAAAGAGCCATGGTGTCATTTGGTCAGGGCTGTGAAGGGGAGCCCCTTCTTCAGGCAAAACTTATCGAAAAAGCTATAAAACTTTTGCGGGCAGGCACTTCCAGGGGAACCATAAATCTCAATACCAATGCCAGTCTTCCAGAAGAAATAGGCCGTTTAAGGCGGGCTGGGCTTGATAGTATCAGGGTGAGTTTATCAAGTGCACGGGATTTTTATTACCACGCGTACTTTAATCCAAGGGGATATAACTTTTCTCAGGTTAAAGAAAGCATAAAGCAGATGAAAAAAATGGGAGGGTTTGTTTCTCTTAATCTCTTTGTTTTTCCCGGGCTTACCGATGAGCAGGATGAGTTCGAAGCCCTTTGTGAAGTGGTGTCTTTAGGAGTTGATTTTATTCAGTTGCGCAATCATGCCATTGATCCGATTTGGTATTTAAAGAAAATTGGGTTTAAATCTACGGGGAAATGTTTAGGGATAAAAAATTTAGTAAAAAAACTGAGCCGGGCCTTTCCTCGGCTTTGTTTTGGCTATTTCAATCCACCCTTACGCTAA
- a CDS encoding alanine-zipper protein: protein MKRVKKWLGMAGLATLLLVPIGCNTCPKQEDKALMQEAIQAAQEAKAAAAQCQNLQETLARIEAAAQRAEAAAQTATMAAQRADAAANRAAQAAAKADTAATKIERVFEKSLTK, encoded by the coding sequence ATGAAACGCGTCAAAAAATGGTTAGGAATGGCAGGCCTTGCTACACTTCTTTTGGTTCCCATTGGCTGCAACACTTGCCCTAAACAAGAAGACAAGGCTTTGATGCAGGAAGCTATCCAGGCTGCTCAGGAAGCTAAAGCTGCGGCTGCTCAATGCCAGAACCTTCAAGAAACCCTTGCTCGTATTGAAGCTGCAGCTCAACGTGCTGAAGCTGCTGCTCAAACCGCTACCATGGCGGCCCAGCGCGCTGATGCAGCTGCTAACCGCGCAGCTCAAGCCGCTGCTAAGGCAGATACTGCTGCCACCAAAATCGAACGTGTTTTTGAAAAAAGCCTAACCAAATAA
- a CDS encoding L,D-transpeptidase family protein produces MPRICLALERFEWSPDQTVVGELKSHVVGEKDTLLDIARWYDLGYNQISLANPKIDPWIPPKGKKVLIPSEYVLPSIKSGLVVNLAEMRLYFFRNEGGKNVVYTAPIGVGVDGKLTDLGVYTIIRKRKNPAWHVPKSIKEEEPDLPDVVPPGPDNPLGTRALYLSRGAYMIHGTNKPWGIGRRVSHGCMRLYPEDIEALYPLVPVGTPVFIIYEPFKLGIKDGKIYLQAFPDFENKVPSPFEEIMRLANKLKENKRAKVILYWADVRQVLEKKDGIPYLVGEIKEIRDALANR; encoded by the coding sequence TTGCCTAGAATTTGCTTGGCTCTTGAGCGTTTTGAATGGAGCCCAGACCAAACGGTAGTGGGGGAGCTTAAGTCTCACGTAGTGGGCGAAAAAGATACCCTTCTTGATATCGCTCGCTGGTACGATCTGGGTTATAACCAGATCAGTCTTGCAAACCCAAAGATAGATCCCTGGATCCCCCCTAAAGGGAAAAAAGTCTTGATCCCCAGTGAGTATGTTTTGCCGAGCATAAAAAGTGGTCTGGTGGTGAACCTTGCGGAAATGCGCCTTTATTTTTTTCGCAACGAAGGCGGCAAAAATGTCGTTTACACGGCCCCTATTGGTGTTGGTGTGGATGGCAAGCTGACAGACCTTGGTGTTTATACCATTATCCGTAAAAGAAAAAACCCTGCCTGGCATGTTCCCAAATCAATAAAAGAAGAAGAGCCGGATCTTCCCGATGTTGTTCCCCCAGGGCCTGATAATCCTCTTGGCACGCGGGCCCTTTATCTTTCAAGGGGTGCTTATATGATCCACGGGACGAACAAACCGTGGGGCATAGGACGCAGGGTGAGTCACGGATGCATGAGGCTTTATCCCGAGGACATAGAGGCTTTATATCCGTTGGTGCCCGTAGGGACACCTGTTTTTATTATTTATGAGCCTTTTAAGTTAGGCATAAAAGACGGCAAAATTTATCTTCAAGCCTTTCCTGATTTTGAAAATAAAGTGCCTTCACCCTTTGAAGAAATTATGCGTCTTGCAAACAAGTTAAAAGAAAATAAAAGGGCCAAGGTAATCCTTTACTGGGCAGACGTTAGACAAGTTTTAGAAAAAAAGGACGGCATCCCCTATCTCGTGGGAGAAATAAAAGAGATAAGGGATGCCCTAGCAAACAGATAA
- a CDS encoding YMGG-like glycine zipper-containing protein has product MNKFKKIALFFLPLLFLIGMTSCTTTQQSASYQGASLGAAVGAVAGALLDDGNPWRGAVIGGTMGAVLGGGLAELSSEASASAATTGQPVVYRQGNTVVEATPLNYNQQTKCHKVRKRIWQNGQLVQDHVEEVCEAQKVTNSYF; this is encoded by the coding sequence ATGAACAAGTTCAAAAAAATAGCGCTTTTTTTCCTTCCACTTCTTTTTTTAATTGGCATGACCAGTTGCACCACTACCCAACAATCAGCTTCTTACCAGGGAGCAAGTCTTGGAGCCGCGGTTGGTGCTGTAGCTGGAGCCCTTCTGGATGATGGAAATCCCTGGCGTGGTGCTGTTATCGGAGGAACCATGGGCGCAGTTCTGGGAGGAGGCCTTGCGGAGTTGAGCAGTGAAGCTTCCGCTAGCGCAGCCACTACAGGTCAGCCAGTGGTTTATAGACAGGGGAACACCGTGGTTGAGGCTACGCCCCTTAACTACAACCAGCAAACCAAGTGTCATAAAGTGCGTAAGCGCATTTGGCAAAATGGCCAGTTGGTTCAGGACCACGTGGAAGAGGTTTGTGAGGCTCAAAAGGTAACAAATTCCTACTTTTAG
- the hslV gene encoding ATP-dependent protease subunit HslV: MKGTTIIAIKKDGKVVVAGDGQVSLGDTVIKQKARKVRRLYHGKVVVGFAGATADALTLFERLEKKLEEYGGQLVRAVVELAKDWRTERTLRRLEAMLIACDKNHMFLLSGAGDVMEPDDQVLAIGSGGTMALAAAKALLKHTSLSAREIALEAMQIAASICVYTNDQIVVEEL, encoded by the coding sequence ATGAAAGGAACGACCATAATCGCAATCAAAAAAGACGGAAAAGTCGTTGTGGCGGGAGACGGGCAGGTTTCCCTGGGTGATACGGTGATTAAACAAAAGGCCCGTAAAGTGCGCAGGCTTTACCACGGAAAGGTGGTGGTAGGTTTTGCAGGGGCTACTGCTGACGCCCTGACTCTTTTTGAACGCTTAGAAAAAAAGCTAGAAGAATATGGCGGCCAGCTTGTACGGGCAGTGGTAGAATTAGCCAAAGATTGGCGTACAGAAAGAACACTAAGGCGCCTTGAGGCCATGTTGATAGCCTGTGACAAAAACCATATGTTTTTGCTCTCCGGGGCAGGAGATGTTATGGAGCCAGACGACCAGGTGCTTGCGATAGGCTCTGGTGGGACCATGGCCCTTGCGGCGGCTAAGGCCCTTTTGAAGCACACTTCGCTTTCGGCCAGAGAAATCGCGCTTGAAGCTATGCAAATTGCTGCTTCTATTTGCGTTTACACTAACGACCAGATAGTTGTTGAGGAGCTGTAG
- a CDS encoding sensor histidine kinase: MFKRLIISFTILFIFISIYFAYTSITFTSEILDDLETKNAKRLVYIVLDKNSLLDDKALIKLKSILGGEVFLYNKEGEILISTLKKGIPEELKKLTHEEIKQLSTGPIIKKLQLHGMKYRFIIFKANLSPEISTYFGLLLPAITEEKIQRSLITGLIYTSFAGLMFMLVVSWLLSRSITQPLEDLVENTKQIGKGNWSIKIKEKGPPEVKTLARALNEMSKEVRDYQQRLIEAERLSTAAQLVASIAHEIKNPLTSLKLAAEILTELTKDNQILEKRAELVLKETIRLEKILQNMLSRTKKIEIVRKIIDVNQIITEVVEVAKTQFQAKKQKLELKLSNEPLKIAADPEKIKQVLWNLLNNACEATPEKGKITIKTLSQNGNVEIWIEDSGPGIPEEKIKDLFRPFYSTKPNGTGLGLAVSKQIVLFHGGELLLENKEGGGARARIVLPRLKESQDSNDKPS, translated from the coding sequence ATGTTTAAGAGACTTATAATCTCTTTTACTATTTTATTCATTTTCATCTCCATCTATTTCGCCTATACGTCCATAACATTCACCTCAGAAATCTTAGATGACCTGGAAACTAAAAATGCTAAACGACTTGTGTATATTGTTTTAGACAAAAACAGCTTATTAGATGATAAAGCACTTATTAAACTCAAAAGCATCCTTGGAGGAGAAGTTTTTTTATATAACAAAGAAGGTGAAATTCTAATTTCAACCCTTAAAAAAGGAATCCCTGAAGAACTTAAAAAACTCACACATGAAGAAATAAAGCAGCTTTCCACGGGCCCTATAATAAAAAAACTTCAACTCCATGGCATGAAATATAGATTTATTATTTTCAAAGCCAACCTCTCTCCTGAAATTTCAACATATTTTGGCTTACTACTGCCTGCTATTACTGAAGAAAAAATCCAACGCAGCTTAATTACAGGTCTTATTTATACTTCCTTTGCTGGCCTTATGTTTATGCTCGTAGTTAGTTGGCTCCTCAGCAGATCCATAACACAGCCTCTAGAAGATTTAGTCGAAAATACAAAACAAATAGGAAAAGGAAATTGGTCTATCAAAATTAAAGAAAAAGGACCACCAGAAGTAAAAACACTAGCAAGAGCTCTTAATGAAATGTCAAAAGAAGTAAGAGACTACCAGCAACGACTAATTGAAGCGGAAAGGCTATCAACAGCAGCACAACTAGTAGCAAGCATTGCACACGAAATAAAAAATCCACTCACTAGCTTAAAACTGGCAGCTGAAATATTAACAGAGCTGACCAAAGACAATCAAATACTAGAAAAACGAGCAGAGCTCGTATTGAAAGAAACTATACGGCTCGAAAAAATTTTACAAAACATGCTTTCTAGAACTAAAAAGATAGAAATCGTCCGAAAAATAATAGATGTAAACCAAATAATAACAGAAGTCGTTGAAGTTGCTAAAACTCAATTCCAAGCTAAAAAACAAAAATTAGAATTAAAACTATCTAATGAACCCTTAAAGATTGCTGCAGACCCAGAAAAGATAAAACAAGTCCTGTGGAATCTGTTGAATAATGCCTGCGAAGCCACTCCTGAAAAAGGAAAAATTACCATAAAAACTTTATCTCAAAACGGTAATGTTGAAATATGGATCGAAGACTCAGGGCCTGGTATCCCTGAAGAAAAAATCAAAGATCTTTTTCGACCCTTTTATTCTACTAAACCAAATGGTACAGGACTGGGTCTTGCGGTAAGCAAACAAATAGTACTATTTCACGGAGGAGAACTGTTACTTGAAAATAAAGAAGGAGGGGGAGCAAGGGCTAGGATTGTCTTGCCGCGGTTAAAAGAATCTCAAGACTCAAACGACAAGCCTTCATAA
- a CDS encoding M20/M25/M40 family metallo-hydrolase: MINTERLKTFFLELASIESPSRKEGRLARYLKEKFESLGAKCLFDNSSTKTGSEVDNLFVKINPSRRPLLFFAAHMDTVEPCSSPKIIFENNVFRTDGRTILGADDKSAIAILLEIAHILKEKGLDIPVEFVFTTCEEIGLLGAKYLDYSLLNAPFGYALDSEDPEDLINKAPEAIRFKIKVLGKAAHAGINPEAGINAIKLAAQALVGINLGRIDPETTANIGLIKGGQATNIVPEEVVLEGEVRSHSHEKLEKQWKHILSNFQQVEENYPKMEQDRPRIQYEKRQDYPLMSVPKEHQAIKLAMEAAQKISHHLRLTITGGGSDANIFNAQGFPCVILGTGMRKVHSTEEYLPFDDFMKACRLSLEILLTAARQS; the protein is encoded by the coding sequence ATGATTAATACCGAGAGATTAAAGACTTTTTTTCTTGAATTAGCCAGCATTGAAAGCCCTTCTCGTAAGGAAGGCCGGCTTGCACGCTATCTCAAGGAAAAATTCGAAAGCCTAGGTGCTAAGTGTCTTTTTGACAATTCTTCAACAAAAACCGGCTCTGAAGTAGATAATCTTTTTGTGAAAATCAATCCTTCTAGGCGGCCTTTGCTTTTTTTTGCTGCTCATATGGACACAGTTGAGCCATGCTCTTCGCCAAAGATCATTTTCGAGAATAACGTTTTTAGAACTGACGGTAGAACTATTCTTGGTGCTGACGATAAGAGTGCCATAGCCATTTTGCTTGAGATCGCCCATATTTTGAAAGAAAAGGGCCTTGATATTCCTGTGGAGTTTGTTTTCACCACTTGCGAAGAAATAGGTTTGCTTGGAGCAAAGTATCTTGATTACTCTTTGCTTAACGCACCTTTTGGCTATGCCCTTGATAGCGAAGATCCTGAAGACTTGATTAACAAGGCTCCAGAAGCAATTCGCTTCAAGATAAAAGTGCTTGGCAAGGCAGCACATGCCGGGATTAATCCTGAGGCTGGGATAAATGCTATTAAACTCGCAGCACAAGCCCTTGTAGGCATAAATCTGGGAAGGATTGATCCAGAGACTACAGCAAACATAGGTCTTATTAAAGGTGGTCAAGCCACCAATATCGTCCCTGAAGAAGTTGTTTTGGAAGGCGAAGTAAGAAGCCATAGCCATGAAAAGCTTGAAAAGCAATGGAAGCATATACTTAGCAATTTTCAACAAGTAGAAGAAAATTACCCTAAAATGGAACAAGATAGGCCGCGTATCCAATATGAAAAAAGGCAAGATTATCCATTAATGTCAGTGCCTAAAGAGCATCAAGCGATTAAGCTTGCAATGGAAGCAGCTCAAAAAATATCGCACCATTTGCGTCTTACTATTACTGGTGGTGGTTCAGACGCAAATATTTTTAACGCTCAAGGCTTTCCATGTGTTATCCTGGGTACAGGAATGAGAAAAGTCCATTCTACTGAAGAATATCTGCCTTTTGATGATTTTATGAAGGCTTGTCGTTTGAGTCTTGAGATTCTTTTAACCGCGGCAAGACAATCCTAG